The following proteins come from a genomic window of Macaca fascicularis isolate 582-1 chromosome 8, T2T-MFA8v1.1:
- the LOC102127813 gene encoding uncharacterized protein: MRVWRRTQQKEGGGSSKRGLSRKKETCLRLPSRGGGRRAPSDRPQSPQLSQAPRSGSTAAAKGGEGAMSDTRVPRRTYLVEWLRLATALNFAPWPPPALAASDRSPASNFQQLPTPAPHLQCAGARRSQGTIVAWIADAGANQRAPAAPRPSPRRGSERGERARRERSVRAPRGRGGTRHRAALQPHLGLPGGGRWACVGHLWSQGDQLTC, encoded by the exons ATGAGGGTCTGGAGGCGCACGCagcagaaggagggaggaggcagctCGAAGCGAGGGCTCTCCCGTAAAAAAGAAACTTGTCTTCGCCTCCCTTCCAGGGGCGGCGGGAGGAGGGCACCGAGCGACCGGCCCCAATCCCCACAGCTCTCCCAGGCACCCCGCTCAGGCAGTACCGCTGCGGCAAAGGGCGGCGAAGGCGCGATGTCCGACACCCGGGTGCCTCGGCGTACCTACCTGGTGGAGTG GCTCAGACTAGCGACTGCTCTCAACTTTGCGCCCTGGCCGCCGCCGGCGCTCGCCGCGAGTGACCGCTCCCCTGCCTCCAACTTCCAGCAACTTCCAACGCCCGCTCCCCACCTGCAGTGCGCTGGCGCCAGACGGTCGCAGGGAACAATCGTGGCGTGGATCGCCGACGCGGGAGCCAATCAGAGAGCGCCGGCCGCACCGCGCCCCTCCCCCCGCCGAGGATCGGAGCGAGGGGAGCGAGCGCGGCGAGAGCGTAGCGTGAGGGCTCCTCGCGGGCGTGGTGGGACGCGTCACCGAG CCGCCCTCCAGCCACACCTGGGCCTTCCAGGCGGCGGGAGGTGGGCCTGCGTTGGACATCTGTGGTCGCAGGGAGACCAACTCACGTGTTAA